The Xiphophorus couchianus chromosome 14, X_couchianus-1.0, whole genome shotgun sequence genome includes a region encoding these proteins:
- the LOC114157655 gene encoding sodium channel subunit beta-4-like, whose protein sequence is MIEMVSLMVSLLWTLWISSVSAEGHVEVRGEPGQSITLPFSSAASSSVIAVQWRRTDLGSEYVLLFRDGRLDVRKQNPSYQNRVDLVDPQMKDGNVSLVLKNLTTNDTGLYQCQVQNEGSLDTELIRTIRLEVLSPEKKNGGTSDGSIGLIVGLILLILLAAVVVVVLFLIYKKQSACFRKKSSDPPADL, encoded by the exons ATGATAGAAATGGTTTCATTAATGGTCTCGTTGCTCTGGACTCTGTGGATCAGCTCTGTCTCTGCTGAAG GTCATgtagaggtcagaggtgaacCTGGACAGTCCATCACTCTGCCCTTTAGTTCTGCTGCCAGTTCATCTGTTATCGCCGTTCAGTGGAGAAGAACCGATCTGGGCTCAGAGTACGTTCTTCTGTTCAGAGACGGTCGACTTGATGTAAGGAAACAGAACCCGTCTTATCAGAACCGGGTGGATCTGGTGGACCCACAGATGAAGGATGGAAACGTGTCTTTGGTTCTGAAGAACCTGACGACTAACGATACGGGACTATATCAGTGCCAAGTCCAGAATGAAGGAAGCCTTGATACTGAActcatcagaaccatcagactGGAGGTTCTTAGTCCAG agaagaaaaatggaGGAACCAGCGATGGATCCATCGGACTGATAGTTGGTCTGATCTTATTGATCTTAttggctgctgttgttgttgttgttttatttctgatctATAAAAAACAATCTGCTTGTTTCAGGAAGAAAAGCTCAGATCCTCCAGCTGATCTGTAG
- the LOC114157658 gene encoding coxsackievirus and adenovirus receptor homolog, translating to MVCLMIMLFCSALRISSVSAEDITGYSGLNVTLNCTTTENQPVSVEWSRTDLGDEFVLLYKDDQIDSSIQHPDYKNRVDLADRRMKDGDVSLVLMNATTNDNGTYECRVQNQGSLDAKRIRTINLRVSPHPPPGDKNSGNQDGSVGLIVGLIVSLLVFLF from the exons ATGGTTTGTTTAATGATCATGTTGTTCTGCTCGGCTCTTCGTATCAGTTCTGTCTCTGCTGAAG ACATCACAGGTTATTCTGGACTCAACGTCACTCTGAATTGTACAACTACTGAGAACCAACCTGTCTCTGTGGAGTGGAGCAGAACTGATCTGGGGGATGAATTTGTTCTTCTGTACAAAGACGATCAGATtgattcatccatccagcatccagaTTACAAGAACCGAGTGGATCTGGCAGACAGACGGATGAAGGATGGAGACGTGTCTCTGGTTCTGATGAACGCAACGACTAACGATAATGGAACATATGAATGTCGAGTTCAAAATCAAGGAAGCCTGGATGCTaaacggatcagaaccatcaACCTGCGTGtttctcctcatcctcctccag GAGACAAGAACTCAGGAAACCAGGACGGATCCGTGGGACTGATAGTTGGTCTGATTGTGTCTCTGCTGGTGTTTTTGTTCTAA